The stretch of DNA GGCGGGGACCCCTTCTGTGAAATGGTCATCACGAGAAAGAAAGGCTGACGCCATACGTCGTCCCAAAACCGGGGCACATCCGTCCATAGGCGAGGAAACACCGTGACCGAAAAAACCGACCCACCTGTAGCGGTGCCCTGGCACGCCCTGCCCATCGACGAGACGTATGAGCGGCTGAGCACCGGTTCCCGCGGCCTCTCCTCGGAGGAGGCCGCCCGCCGGCAGAAGCAGTACGGCAAAAACGTCCTGCCGGCCGCACGACCCCCCGGCCTTGCTGAGATCGTCCTCCACCAGTTTAAAAGCCCCCTGATCTACATCCTCCTCGTCGCCGGCGTCATCTCCGTGCTGATCGGCGATGTAAAAGACGCCGGGTTCATCATGCTCGTCGTCCTCATCAACGCCGTCATCGGGACGGCACAGGAGTGGAAGGCCGAACAGAGCGCCCTCCAGCTCCAGATCCTCCTGCAGGTGATGGCGAGCCTCCGGCGGGACGACGCCTGGCGCTCCCTCCCTGCCGAGGAGGCGGTCATCGGCGACCTCGTGCTCCTGGAGTCGGGAAACCGGGTTCCTGCCGACATCAGGCTCCTGCACGCAGCCAACCTGACCGTCGACGAGTCGCTCCTCACCGGCGAGTCGGCCGCCGTGCAGAAGACGGTGGGGGTGCTCAGGGAGAAGATCCCGGTGAGCGACCGCTCCAACATGGCCTATGCAGGGAGCACGGTCGTGACAGGGCGGGGCTGCGGCGTGGTCACCGGGACCGGGACCAGGACCGAGGTGGGGATGATCGCCCGCGCCGTCTCAGGGACCGAATCGGCAAAACCCCCGCTCCTGATCAGGATGGAGGAGTTCTCCCGCAAGGTGGGCATCCTGATCATCGCCGCAAGCATGGTGATGGCCGCCGTCGCCCTCTCGAAAGGAACGCCCCCGGTCGAGGTATTCTTCCTTGCGGTCGCCCTGGTGGTCGCGGCGATACCCGAGGGCCTCCCGGTGGCGATCACCGTCGCCCTCTCGATCGCCGCCTCCCGGATGGCCAGGCGCAACGTCATCGTGAGAAAACTGGCTGCCGTGGAGAGCCTCGGGAGCTGCACCACCATCGCCACCGACAAGACCGGGACGCTGACCGTCAACCAGCAGACGGTGCGGGTGCTTCTCATCCCCAAAGCAGAGCCGATCGAGGTGAGCGGCGCCGGCTACACCCCCGAGGGGGAGATCCTCCTCGCCGGCACCGCCGCCCTCCCGGCCCCGATGACTGCCGCCGTCCGGCGCCTCGCCCGCGCCGCCGTGATCTGCAACGAGGGCTCCCTGTACAGGGAAGATAGCCAGTGGGTCCACCACGGCGACGCGATGGACGTGGCGTTCCTCTCCCTCGCCTACAAGGCCGGCCTCGAACCTGACCGCGTCAGAAACTCGGTCCTGAAGGTGGCCGAAGTCCCCTTCGAATCAGAACAGATGTACGCCGCCGTCTATTATCGCGAGGAAGGCGACACCCAGGTCCATCTCGCCGTCAAGGGCGCACTCGAGGCGGTCCTCCCGCACTGCACCACCATGACCACGGCAGACGGGGCCGTGCCCATCGACGCCGGCGCCGTGGAGCGCCACCTCGTCGACCTGATGGAGAACGGCTACCGCGTGCTTGTCGTCGCCGAAGGAACGGTTTCTTCGCCGCCGGGCGACGACCCTGAACTGGAGGACGCACGCCCCGACCTCTCCCTCCTCGGCCTGGTCGGGTTCATCGATCCCCTCCGGCCCGACGTCAGGGAGGCGGTCGGGGTGGCGCATGGGGCCGGCATCGACGTGGTGATGATCACCGGCGACCACCCGAGGACGGCGCTCACCATCGCCCGCGAACTCGATATCGCCCGGTCCGTGGAGGAGGTGATGACCGGGCAGGAACTCGAAGGCCTGGGAGACCCGACCCTCCCCTCCTACGCGACGGCGATCGACCGTATCCGGGTCTTCGCCCGCGTGAGCCCGGTCCAGAAGATGGAGATCGTCGACCTCATGGTCAGACGCGGCCATTTCGTCGCCGTCACCGGGGACGGGGTCAACGACGCCCCGGCGCTGCGGCGGGCGAACATCGGCGTTGCCATGGGGTCAGGGACCGACGTGGCGAAGGACACCGCCTCCATGATCGTGACCGACGACAACTTCTCATCCATCGTCGCCGGGGTCGAGGAGGGGCGGTTCGCCTACGACAACATCAGGAAGGCGACCTACCTGCTCATCTCCACCGGCCTCTCCGAGGTGGTGCTCTTCATCCTGGCCCTCCTTGCCGGCCTGCCCCTGCCGCTCCTGGCCGTGCAGCTCCTCTGGCTGAACCTGGTCACGAACGGCATCCAGGGGGTCGCCCTCTCCTTCGAGGCCGGAGAAGAGGGGGCGATGCAGAGACGGCCGCGGGACCCCGAAGAGGGCATCTTCAACGCCCTGATGCTGAAGGAGACCCTGCTCTCCGGGATGACCATCGGGATCGTCGCATTCTCCACCTTCTGGTGGCTGATCGGGACCGGCATGGAAGAGTCCGCCGCCAGGAACCTCCTCCTCCTGCTGATGGTCCTCTTCGAGAACTTCCATGTCTTCAACTGCCGCTCGGAGTACCGCTCCCTCTTCAGGGTCCCGCTACGGAACAACACCGTCCTGGTCGCAGGCGTGGTCCTGATGCAGGGGCTGCACATCCTCTCCCTCCACGTCCCCTTCATGCAGGACCTCCTCGGCCTCGCCCCGGTGAGCCTTGAGCAGTGGTTCACCTGCCTGGTCGTCGCCGGCATCGTCATCGTCGTGATGGAGGCGTTCAAGTGGTTTGAATTCCGGAACGGGCCCGCAGGTGGGAGGGGGCAGGCAGGATCTGCCGCCTGACGAGATCTGCCCGGGGGCATCACCGCCCCCTGACCGCACTTCAGGATGAGGAAAAATAGATCACGTTCTCAGGTGACATGGTCTTCAGGATGTGCTTAGAGTGATGCAGGACTACAAAGAGACCTTTAAGGAGGTGCTGCAGGCCATCCTGCCCATATGTATTGTGATCCTGCTCCTTCAGGTATTCCTGCTGGGGGCATCGGTCACCGAGGTCCTCGAGTTCATCTTCGGGGCCGCCATGGTGGTCGTCGGGATCGCCCTCTTCCTGATCGGCGTCAAGATCGGCCTGCTCCCGATGGGCGAGGCGATCGGGGCCGAGATGCCGAAGTCGGGTTCTTTGCTGATCATCGTCGCGGTAGCCTTTTTCTTCGGGTTCCTGACCACCGTCGCCGAACCTGACGTGCGTGTCCTGACCATGATGATCGACTCTGTCTCAGGCGGCGGGATCGCACAGACCCCGACGATCCTGGTCATCGCCGTCGGGGTCGGTTTCTTCGTCGCGACCGCTATCCTGCGGATCATCTACAGGGTCCCGATCATGTACCTCCTTGCCGCGGGCTACGGCGGGGTGATCCTCCTCTCCTTCATCACGCCGCCCGAATTCCTCCCGATCGCCTTCGACGCCGGGGGCGTGACGACCGGGCCGATCACGGTCCCATTCATTCTGGCCCTGGGGGTCGGCGTCACCTCTGTCCTCGGGGGGCGTTCCGCACTCTCCGACGGGTTCGGGCTGATCGGGCTCGCCTCCATCGGCCCGATCCTGGGGGTCATGCTGATGGGGGTGGTCACGGCCCTATGAACGAGTTCTCTCCCCTGGAGGGGATCGGGCACGTCGTCCTCGACGTGATCCTCGCCCTGGCCCCTCTCGTCCTCTTCTTCATCGCCTACCAGGTCATCTCCCTCAGGCTGCCGCGGGCCTATGTGACCAGCCTGTTCAAGGGGATCGTCATCACCCTGATCGGGATGGTGCTCTTCTTCCAGGGCGTCGCCATCGCCTTCATTCCCGCGGGGCAGAGCATCGGGGCGTACTTCGGGTCGTCCGACTACGTCTGGGCCCTCGTCCCCTTCGGGTTCTTCCTGGGGTTCCTGACGACCTACGCAGAACCGGCCGTGCGGGTGCTCTGCTACCAGATCGAGCAGTCGTCGAGCGGCTACATACGGGGGTCCCTGATCCTGTACACTCTCTCGTTCGGGGTGGCCGTATCGGTCGGCCTTGGCATGGCGCGTATCATCTATGGATTCTCGTTTCTTCCTCTCATGATCGCAGGATATATCCTGGCAATCCTTCTCATCAGGTTTGCCGACCGGGACTTCGTTGCGATCGCCTTCGACTCCGGGGGCGTTGCGACCGGACCGATGGCGGTGACCTTCCTGATGTCGCTGGCCGTCGGGGTGGCGGCGTCCTTGGAGGGGAGAGACGCTGTGACCGAGGGGTTCGGGCTCATCGCCTTCATCGCCCTGGCGCCGATCCTCTCGGTGCTGGTCCTCGGTATCCTCTTCAAACACAAAAAAGGTGGAAAGACATGATCTGTGAAGGGTGTAAAGACCTGATCGTCACGATTGTAAAGAAAGGCTGGGCCGACCAGGTGATGCAGGCGGCGCGCAATGCAGGTTCGGAAGGGGGCACGGTCCTGATGGGGCGGGGCACCGGCATCCACGAGATGCAGTCGTTTCTCGGCATTCCCATCGAGCCCGAGAAGGAGATCGTCCTGATCGTCGTGGAGCCCGAGCAGACCGACGGGGTGCTGGATGCGATCTCTGCAGCGGCCGAACTCGACCAGCCCGGTATGGGGATTGCATTTGTCATCCCGCTCTCGCGGGTGGCAGGGCGGGTGCATATGCTCCGCAAAAAGGAGGAGGAGGAAGGGGGCCCATGAACGCCTGAGAGCGCCCGGGGGGAGGCGCCAGATTATTAACTCCCGGAGCGCAGGACTGGAACATGGAACAGTGGTCATCGCGGGCCGGGTTCATCCTGGCCGCCATCGGTTCCGCGGTCGGGATCGGAAACATCTGGCGGTTCTCCGCGGTGGTCGGGCAGAACGGCGGCGGGGCCTACCTGGTCCCCTACCTGATCGCCGTCTTCCTCTGCGCCTTCCCCCTCATGGTCCTCGAACTCGCCATCGGGCGGCACTTCCACGGCACCGTGGTCAGCGCCTTCAGGTCGGTGCGGCCGCAGTTCCGGATCATCGGATGGCTCCTCTGCGGCATCGTCTTTCTGATGCTCTCCTACTACCTGGTGATCACCGGGTGGACCCTCGGCTACGCTCTGACCTCCCTGGGGGGCGAGCCCCTCCCCTTCTCCCGTTTCACCGCTGGATGGCTTCCGGTCCTCCTGTTTGTGGTTGCCGCAGGGATCAGCGGGATCGTGGTATCCCTCGGGATCAGGGAGGGGATCGAGCGGATCTCGACCGTCCTGATCCCGGTCTCGGTAGGTATCCTGGTCGTTCTCCTGCTGTATGCGGCCACCATGCCCGGCTTTGTCCAGGGAGTCTCCTTCCTCCTCACCCCCGACTTCTCGGTCCTCGGCGACCCCCTCCTCTGGAGTGCGGCCTTCGGCCAGGCCTTCTTCTCCCTCTCGGTCGGCACCGGCATCCTGCTCACCTACGGGGCATATGTGCGCCCGGGGGAGAGCATCGCGGGTTCGGCCCTGATCATCACCCTTGCCGACGTCGGGGTGGCCCTCCTGGCCGGGATGGTGATCTTTCCTCTCGTCTTCTCCTTCGGGCTCGTCCCGACCATCGGGGCTGAACTGGCCTTCACCACCCTGCCTGCCGCCTTTGCCCTGATGCCGAACGGCTGGATCGTCGCCACGGCTTTCTTTCTGGTCCTCTTCTTTGCGGCGCTCACCTCCGCGCTCTCCATGCTCGAGGTGGGCGTGGCCGCCGTCCAGGAGTCGCTCGCCTGGTCGAGAGGACGGACGGCGGCACTGCTCACCGGCGTGGTCCTCCTCATCGGCCTCCCTTCGGCGCTCTCGTACAGTGCGGTCGACCTCAGGATCGGGGGGATACGGGTGCTCGACTTCATGGACGAGACCGTAGGGGCCCTCGGCCTCCCGGTCGCCGCCATCCTCCTTGCGGTCGTCTTCACCTGGTTCATACCCCCGCGGATACTGACCGAAGAGATCGGGCACTCAATCGCCCGCTTCGTCCATCCCCTCTGCAGGTTCGTCATCCCCGGCGTCCTGATGGTCACGACCGGGGCCCGCCTCCTCGCCGGCCTCGACGATCCCGGCCTCCGAAACCTCCCGGGGAGCGCATTCATCGGGACGGTGCTGCAGGTCGAGGGGCTCGTTGCCATCGTCCTGATCGTGCTGGTCATCACCCTTGCACTCTGCCGGTTCAGGGGGTGCCCGCTGGCCACCCGTATCCGTGGACGGATCTGAGGAGCCTTCCGGGAAATAACCGGGCAATGTCTGCATCTGTCCCCCGGTCAATACCTTTATTCTTAAATGATCATCACTACGGTGAAGCAGAACCAGTTCAGGACGGCGGGGAGAAGATCAGGGTATGATCGCGGTTACAGCCGACCAGGGGATCGTCTTTGTCACCCTCATTATCGCGCTCGTTCTCTTTGTGTACGGGCGCTGGCGCTACGACATCGTCGCCCTCCTCTCCCTCTTCATCGTCACGCTGACCGGCGTCGTGGGGTGGGACGAGGCATTTCTCGGGTTTGCGAACCCGGCGGTGGTCACGGTGGCGGCCGTGCTGGTGATCAGCCGCGGCCTCCAGAACGCGGGCGTCGTGGACCAGATCGTCCACCGCCTCTCCGGGGTGGGAGACGGGCCAGAAACGCAGGTCTCCCTCCTCACCGGGATTGTCACGGCGTTCTCCGCCTTCATGAACAACATCGGTGCCCTTGCCCTGCTCCTGCCGGTGGGCCTGCGGATGGCGCGAAAGAGCGGCACGCCCCCGTCCGTGCTCCTGCTGCCGCTCGCTTTCGGCTCATGTCTTGGAGGGCTGATCACCCTCATCGGCACGCCGCCCAACATCATCATCGCTGCAATCCGGGCCGAACACACCGGCGAACCGTTTGCGATGTTCGATTTCACACCGGTCGGTCTTGCCGTCGCCGTCGCCGGCGTTCTGTTCATCTCCCTCATCGGGTGGCGCCTGGTCCCGAAGAGGGCAGGGCCCTCCTCCCGCGAAGACCTCTTCGAGGTGAAGAATTACCTGACCGAGGTCCGCGT from Methanofollis liminatans DSM 4140 encodes:
- a CDS encoding DUF1538 domain-containing protein yields the protein MQDYKETFKEVLQAILPICIVILLLQVFLLGASVTEVLEFIFGAAMVVVGIALFLIGVKIGLLPMGEAIGAEMPKSGSLLIIVAVAFFFGFLTTVAEPDVRVLTMMIDSVSGGGIAQTPTILVIAVGVGFFVATAILRIIYRVPIMYLLAAGYGGVILLSFITPPEFLPIAFDAGGVTTGPITVPFILALGVGVTSVLGGRSALSDGFGLIGLASIGPILGVMLMGVVTAL
- a CDS encoding DUF1538 domain-containing protein, which translates into the protein MNEFSPLEGIGHVVLDVILALAPLVLFFIAYQVISLRLPRAYVTSLFKGIVITLIGMVLFFQGVAIAFIPAGQSIGAYFGSSDYVWALVPFGFFLGFLTTYAEPAVRVLCYQIEQSSSGYIRGSLILYTLSFGVAVSVGLGMARIIYGFSFLPLMIAGYILAILLIRFADRDFVAIAFDSGGVATGPMAVTFLMSLAVGVAASLEGRDAVTEGFGLIAFIALAPILSVLVLGILFKHKKGGKT
- a CDS encoding sodium-dependent transporter, whose amino-acid sequence is MEQWSSRAGFILAAIGSAVGIGNIWRFSAVVGQNGGGAYLVPYLIAVFLCAFPLMVLELAIGRHFHGTVVSAFRSVRPQFRIIGWLLCGIVFLMLSYYLVITGWTLGYALTSLGGEPLPFSRFTAGWLPVLLFVVAAGISGIVVSLGIREGIERISTVLIPVSVGILVVLLLYAATMPGFVQGVSFLLTPDFSVLGDPLLWSAAFGQAFFSLSVGTGILLTYGAYVRPGESIAGSALIITLADVGVALLAGMVIFPLVFSFGLVPTIGAELAFTTLPAAFALMPNGWIVATAFFLVLFFAALTSALSMLEVGVAAVQESLAWSRGRTAALLTGVVLLIGLPSALSYSAVDLRIGGIRVLDFMDETVGALGLPVAAILLAVVFTWFIPPRILTEEIGHSIARFVHPLCRFVIPGVLMVTTGARLLAGLDDPGLRNLPGSAFIGTVLQVEGLVAIVLIVLVITLALCRFRGCPLATRIRGRI
- a CDS encoding cation-translocating P-type ATPase; protein product: MTEKTDPPVAVPWHALPIDETYERLSTGSRGLSSEEAARRQKQYGKNVLPAARPPGLAEIVLHQFKSPLIYILLVAGVISVLIGDVKDAGFIMLVVLINAVIGTAQEWKAEQSALQLQILLQVMASLRRDDAWRSLPAEEAVIGDLVLLESGNRVPADIRLLHAANLTVDESLLTGESAAVQKTVGVLREKIPVSDRSNMAYAGSTVVTGRGCGVVTGTGTRTEVGMIARAVSGTESAKPPLLIRMEEFSRKVGILIIAASMVMAAVALSKGTPPVEVFFLAVALVVAAIPEGLPVAITVALSIAASRMARRNVIVRKLAAVESLGSCTTIATDKTGTLTVNQQTVRVLLIPKAEPIEVSGAGYTPEGEILLAGTAALPAPMTAAVRRLARAAVICNEGSLYREDSQWVHHGDAMDVAFLSLAYKAGLEPDRVRNSVLKVAEVPFESEQMYAAVYYREEGDTQVHLAVKGALEAVLPHCTTMTTADGAVPIDAGAVERHLVDLMENGYRVLVVAEGTVSSPPGDDPELEDARPDLSLLGLVGFIDPLRPDVREAVGVAHGAGIDVVMITGDHPRTALTIARELDIARSVEEVMTGQELEGLGDPTLPSYATAIDRIRVFARVSPVQKMEIVDLMVRRGHFVAVTGDGVNDAPALRRANIGVAMGSGTDVAKDTASMIVTDDNFSSIVAGVEEGRFAYDNIRKATYLLISTGLSEVVLFILALLAGLPLPLLAVQLLWLNLVTNGIQGVALSFEAGEEGAMQRRPRDPEEGIFNALMLKETLLSGMTIGIVAFSTFWWLIGTGMEESAARNLLLLLMVLFENFHVFNCRSEYRSLFRVPLRNNTVLVAGVVLMQGLHILSLHVPFMQDLLGLAPVSLEQWFTCLVVAGIVIVVMEAFKWFEFRNGPAGGRGQAGSAA
- a CDS encoding P-II family nitrogen regulator — protein: MICEGCKDLIVTIVKKGWADQVMQAARNAGSEGGTVLMGRGTGIHEMQSFLGIPIEPEKEIVLIVVEPEQTDGVLDAISAAAELDQPGMGIAFVIPLSRVAGRVHMLRKKEEEEGGP